The Desulfuromonas sp. genomic sequence TTATGTCTGAACAACACGAACATATCGTCAGTTATAAATTATTTGCCATTGTCTGGTCGGCCCTGCTCATCCTGACCGGAGTGACAGTCTGGGTCGCCCAGTATAACCTCGGTGCGTTCAATATCTGGGTGGCCCTGGGAATTGCGTCATTGAAGTCGGGTCTGGTTGTTGCGTTTTTCATGCACATGAAATACGAACAGCCGCTGTTCAAGATCGCGTTGATCTCGACGTTGACGATCCTGGCAATATTTATCGGCTTTACTTTCTTCGATGTGCTTTACCGCTAAGGGGGTATTCGCGTGAATCCGCAGTCTTTAACGACCGTCGAAGCGGTCGATCCTGTTTTCTACTTTATTTTTGGCGTCAGCGCGGTGATGTTGGTCGGAATCGTTGTGGCGATGGTCTGGTTTGCCTACCGTTACAACCGCAAGCGCTGCCCGGTTCCCGAGTCGCAGAAAGATCAAAATGTCTGGCTCGAGGTGACCTGGACCGTCATTCCGACCATCATTGTCCTGATGATGTTCTGGTTTGGTTGGGAAGGTTACCTTTCGCTGCGCCGTATTCCCGATAATGCTATGGCCGTACAGGGCACTGCCCGGATGTGGTCGTGGCTCTTTACCTACGAAAATGGCAAGACCAGTGACAAGCTCTATGTGCAGGTCGGAACGCCGGTCAAGGTCAAACTAACCTCTGATGATGTTCTGCACAGTTTCTTTGCCCCTGCCTTCCGGGTCAAGCGCGACTGTGTTCCCGGCATGGAAAACTATGCCTGGTTTGTCG encodes the following:
- a CDS encoding cytochrome-c oxidase; the encoded protein is MSEQHEHIVSYKLFAIVWSALLILTGVTVWVAQYNLGAFNIWVALGIASLKSGLVVAFFMHMKYEQPLFKIALISTLTILAIFIGFTFFDVLYR